A single Lactuca sativa cultivar Salinas chromosome 8, Lsat_Salinas_v11, whole genome shotgun sequence DNA region contains:
- the LOC111891175 gene encoding extracellular ribonuclease LE: MKMQSIKVLLLIKLLTLHSLLVLSASQDFDFFYFVQQWPGSYCDTKQGCCYPSTGKPESDFGIHGLWPNRNDGSYPSNCDSSTPFDASKISDLTNQMRSDWPTLSCPSNNGLTFWGHEWDKHGTCSESVLNQHAYFATALSLKNEINLLQALERAGIQPNGQKYSISDIKSAIKGASGYTPWIECNNDSSGNSQLYQIYLCVDSSASGFIECPVFPNGSCGSSIEFPSF, from the exons ATGAAGATGCAATCCATCAAAGTTTTGCTTTTGATCAAGCTCTTGACCCTGCATTCCCTACTTGTACTCTCCGCATCACAAGATTTTGATTTCTTCTACTTTGTTCAACAG TGGCCAGGATCATACTGTGACACGAAACAAGGTTGTTGCTACCCAAGCACCGGAAAACCGGAATCAGACTTCGGAATCCATGGACTTTGGCCTAATAGAAACGATGGCTCCTATCCCTCCAATTGCGACTCTAGCACCCCTTTCGATGCATCCAAG ATTTCGGATCTTACAAACCAAATGCGGTCTGATTGGCCAACTCTATCGTGCCCAAGCAACAATGGGCTAACATTTTGGGGTCATGAGTGGGACAAACATGGGACTTGCTCGGAATCTGTACTCAACCAACATGCTTATTTTGCAACCGCACTAAGTCTCAAGAACGAAATTAATCTCCTCCAAGCTCTTGAAAGGGCAG GAATTCAACCAAATGGGCAAAAGTATAGTATTAGTGACATAAAAAGCGCGATCAAAGGAGCGAGTGGTTACACTCCATGGATCGAGTGCAATAATGATTCTTCGGGTAACAGTCAATTGTACCAAATCTACTTGTGTGTGGATTCATCGGCTTCGGGATTCATTGAATGTCCAGTCTTTCCAAATGGAAGTTGCGGTTCCTCTATTGAGTTTCCTTCTTTCTAA